Proteins from a single region of Carassius gibelio isolate Cgi1373 ecotype wild population from Czech Republic chromosome B15, carGib1.2-hapl.c, whole genome shotgun sequence:
- the LOC127972180 gene encoding P2Y purinoceptor 14-like, which translates to MDCINTTQMEPKNSTNVSSVFTHQVLPVLYTIICACAFILNGLAAWIFFRVPTSSALVVYLKNMVVADVLMLFTYPWRVVGDLGYGGLQLKLIVCRYTAVLFYLSMYTGITFMSLISLERYFKIIRSTSEVSSFLQRVSVAKALALLTWGIMMFFMLPNAILTNQPMPKVFSCMALKSELGRRWHEISAHFNVGVFWVAFLLMVFCYTSIACHVYRSYKRVQQDSSMARQRSNRSIFSLLAVFVFCFVPYHVCRVPYTLSQSHKDDFSAFNRFILFQLKEATLFLSALNVCLDPIIYFFMCRTFRESLLQKMSSVNHENRRPSIGTGLSISNL; encoded by the coding sequence aTGGACTGCATCAACACTACACAGATGGAACCAAAAAACAGCACGAATGTCAGCAGTGTGTTCACACATCAGGTTCTGCCTGTGCTCTACACCATCATCTGCGCTTGTGCCTTCATTCTCAACGGACTCGCCGCTTGGATCTTCTTCAGGGTTCCCACCTCATCAGCCTTAGTAGTTTACCTAAAAAACATGGTGGTGGCAGATGTTCTGATGTTGTTTACCTACCCGTGGCGTGTAGTGGGCGACCTCGGTTATGGCGGTTTGCAGTTGAAGCTGATAGTTTGCCGTTACACAGCTGTGCTTTTCTACCTCAGCATGTACACAGGAATAACCTTCATGAGCCTCATCAGCTTGGAACGCTACTTTAAAATCATACGCAGTACCTCTGAAGTGTCTTCTTTTCTGCAGCGTGTTTCAGTAGCGAAGGCTCTTGCGCTGCTAACTTGGGGCATCATGATGTTCTTCATGCTGCCGAATGCCATATTAACCAACCAGCCCATGCCTAAAGTTTTCTCCTGCATGGCCCTGAAGAGCGAACTGGGTCGGCGCTGGCACGAAATTTCAGCCCACTTCAACGTTGGAGTCTTCTGGGTGGCATTCCTGTTGATGGTGTTTTGCTACACCTCCATTGCTTGTCATGTTTACCGCTCCTACAAACGGGTTCAGCAGGACAGCAGCATGGCGAGACAGCGGTCAAATCGAAGCATCTTTAGCTTGCTGGCTGTTTTTGTCTTCTGCTTTGTTCCGTACCACGTTTGTCGCGTGCCCTACACGCTTAGCCAAAGCCACAAGGATGACTTTAGTGCCTTCAACCGCTTCATTCTCTTCCAATTAAAAGAAGCTACACTCTTCCTGTCTGCCCTCAATGTGTGTCTGGATCCTATCATCTACTTTTTCATGTGCAGGACATTCAGAGAGTCACTTTTGCAGAAGATGTCATCTGTAAACCACGAAAACAGGCGGCCTTCAATAGGCACTGGGCTCAGTATCAGCAATCTGTAA